The Rhineura floridana isolate rRhiFlo1 chromosome 15, rRhiFlo1.hap2, whole genome shotgun sequence genome window below encodes:
- the LOC133370840 gene encoding IgGFc-binding protein-like — MQLVFAGRVSGRAQGKHFITAFMQNGLQQSYEDGKFKLFITGLKDGTSVTVAVHKSKFLRDFAVKRGETVPVQLPTNIEMVGTATFHSAVMVKASHDITVLSLSSKPNSVATTIVYPRYLLGNTHYVVTPSGHPSKGFQEFSVIACQDPAQVYIYVTCQVTFQGVTYGPGSKLTIFLEAYQAVQIQSHEDLSGSKVVSHKPVVLLSGHNCIWAHDNCQHVFEQLLPIRKWGKDFLIAPLPFQTNYDVAYVTACQETQLQIRAGTHHTKHHLQDGQVVVLEVRAQAPLYISANVGIQVLFYATGGVKEGVPYDPFLSSVPAVSDYSKSYGILGQEGFHNLGLIVAESRTCQSITLDKQPLHYAHWQVIPGTSYSWTEFIFSGHKAVHFVEHSKSTFSLLSIGVAPHNSYGSVAFAIHSALPSLSPHPIPCSGTSCGKGYVCSIVHNQPQCIPEPQTCNTTQCQEGTLCAIVEGLPRCIPSPPSCHHIQCQEGSICDLADGFPKCVPAPRSCAAIQCKEGTICVITNSWPECIPAPASCQNIQCSPETVCNLINGWPQCVPVQPSCHKVQCEVGTNCEIVHDQPKCVPVAAPCSVLLCEKGTMCEMIDGHPTCVQLPPSCLHTECKRGAVCNIVDGWPKCIPGPSCDNLNCVAGTECKTVDSLPRCVPVPLSCEKVHCKQGAVCKLVNSKPVCLHIAPSCDTIHCKEGTICEILDGMPKCVPAKTSCDRIQCPLGKVCKIVNKWPTCVPIPHSCKNIECKTGTMCDIVNGWATCVPDTLASCASFFCKEEAMCEMINGKPTCTPFPLSCERYKCREGTVCEVVHGWPMCVSLPSLCQETKCAQGTACKITDGLPKCDPIPSTCNKLQCQVGTICEIVDGWPKCVPVPHSCENIYCKQGTICEIVQGWPKCTPIQPSCDKIHCGERTTCKMVDGGPQCVPIPPTCDKIGCKDGATCEFIDGWPMCVPIPASCAKIKCKEGTLCEMVDDWPTCIPIQPSCEKFTCSTGTMCEIYQGQPKCISLTPSCDKFQCKEGTICEISGGWPKCVPRPVPSSCEKLTCDAGTVCEIYQGQPKCISLTPSCDKFQCKEGTICEISGGWPKCVPRPVPSSCEKLTCDAGTVCEIYQGQPKCISLTPSCDKFQCKEGTICEISSGWPKCVPRPVPSSCEKLTCDAGTVCEIYQGQPKCISITPSCDKFQCKEGTVCEISGGWPKCVPSPVPSSCEKLTCDTDTICEIYQGQPKCISITPSCDKFQCKEGTVCEISGGWPKCVPRPVPSSCEKFTCDAGSVCEIYQGQPKCISITPSCDKFQCKEGTVCEISGGWPKCVPRPVPSSCKKFTCDAGTVCEIYQGQPKCISNTASCDKFQCKEGTVCEISGGWPKCVPRPVPSSCEKFTCDAGTVCEIYQGQPKCISITPSCDKFQCKEGTICEISDGWPKCVPIPSSCGNVSCNVGTVCQMVSGWPTCVPICRTVESWPRCIPIPLSCDKAHCQEGTGCEVIHGLPTCVPILSSCDKTSCAQGMVCQIAHGWPTCVAAAAPSCASTHCQVGTVCQLVNGSPQCVPIPPSCDKFHCSAGTICEMVNGRPQCVPVPSSCQSTHCQRGTVCQIINGWPKCVPVAVQSCHTLQCKRRTTCKVVNGTPKCVPVLPTQPICWASGQPHYHTFDGHSYDFQGTCTYTVVKTCRPTSKLPFFHISTKSQKSSPFSFVSQVTIFIYGSNITMVKYEYGLVRVNQVRSRLPIAMHEGKLSLYHRGGQLVIETTFGLKVYYDWNYYLVVKVTPAFRNRICGLCGNYNGDPNDDFVTSSGGFATDPVEFGKNWKVEDGDSKCRHGCHGKCYHCSLELVARYSAETFCGLIAKHRGGPFRHCHALIDPKPYLNDCVIDLCTFEGYKQILCRALKTYADACQREGAAVSAWRKHAGCPMSCPDYSQYMPCGSACPATCTNPDAPKQCHLPCMETCQCKAGYVLDSGRCIPKDRCGCVYHGRLYAQKEQFWGDQQCHQQCSCKAQDRKVICHESHCGEMEGCHVVNGLRKCYPTIYGTCSAVGQLHYITFDGLRYDFYGTCVYRLAEVCHKRANMTQFQVLVQHERQGLKNPSATKALEIKVYGLTVLVSHSKVLLNGLLINLPYNIEYDKVTLYRQGWDIVITTDFGLTITFDGKNNIRLTVPGTYRGDVCGLCGNFNGQADDDMQLQHSQTLTTSPGDFGRSWKFRDIPGCIEKEKEDCMDLVNVERTQKTSKECGLLLDTHGPFRECHSKVPSQSYFKDCVFDYCSNKVNKNAICHILSSYAAACQAYGAKVYEWRSANLCTPECPTNSHYKVCASDCPVTCLSLFNPVACTAKCREGCECNEGYVLSGDQCVPISQCGCVHQGFYYKAGESFYLNGFCKERCVCQVGGIMDCHRSSCGPNEECRVVDGVQKCHSLGPRKSGSCHVAGDPHYLTFDGTTFDLQSNCTYTLAKSCTRKSSLPSFSVNVENERRSRGKVSVTKVVSVTAYQNTISILREKRGIVLVDGATTYLPFRLVSDAMWVYYHGDDIVIRTDFGLFVSFDQLYHLVVRVPESYKGQTCGLCGNYNGRAHDDLFLPTGHLASSVQDFSAAWKVGVPTAVCTEDCGASVCGACQESQKASYVHNSQCGILQEPYGPFSACYSTINPADFYNNCVHDLCKARGNPVILCRVIHSYVTSCQAAGIKIKPWRTAKFCPMKCPVNSHYDVCVKACSTGCREATRITKCPNNCAEGCQCKKGYFMAGYHCVPISQCRCFHQGTWFKVGVKVITANCREQCICHRQGRVVCTPLPCAAGEACVLSNAQWTCVRQEGHCTISQGHIFTSFDGVSGKVPPEGSYEISALTNAKSKSWFRVVVQLQKCPTCATPIVVTVTIYFHKLIVLVKQDSSVSINGHPVHLPVQPSKEVSVSLAQDVVAVTHGSDVRILYSIRGDLTLAISGALANKVFRSCGNFNGNGADDLWLPDGRVVHTITEVISHWRVTTATQNGT; from the exons ATGCAGCTGGTCTTTGCAG GCAGAGTTTCTGGGCGGGCCCAAGGGAAGCACTTCATAACTGCCTTCATGCAGAATGGATTGCAGCAAAGCTACGAGGATGGCAAGTTCAAACTCTTTATCACTGGCCTAAAAGATGGCACCTCTGTCACCGTCGCTGTCCACAAGAGCAAGTTTCTGAGGGACTTTGCAGTCAAGCGTGGTGAGACAGTGCCAGTACAGTTGCCAACCAACATCGAAATGGTTGGAACTGCAACATTCCACTCTGCTGTCATGGTCAAGGCCTCCCATGACATCACGGTCCTTTCGCTTAGCTCCAAGCCCAACTCTGTCGCCACCACAATTGTCTACCCCAGGTATTTACTTGGGAATACCCACTATGTGGTGACACCTTCTGGGCACCCTTCCAAGGGCTTCCAGGAGTTCTCTGTGATAGCCTGCCAGGACCCTGCCCAAGTCTACATCTATGTCACGTGCCAAGTGACTTTCCAAGGAGTGACCTACGGGCCAGGAAGCAAGCTCACCATCTTCCTCGAAGCTTACCAGGCTGTCCAGATCCAAAGCCATGAGGACCTTTCGGGCAGCAAAGTGGTGTCCCACAAGCCTGTAGTGCTCTTGTCTGGCCACAATTGCATCTGGGCACACGACAATTGCCAGCACGTCTTTGAACAGCTGTTGCCCATCCGTAAATGGGGCAAAGACTTCTTGATAGCACCACTGCCCTTCCAGACAAATTATGATGTGGCCTATGTGACTGCTTGCCAAGAGACACAGCTCCAAATCCGGGCCGGCACCCACCACACCAAGCACCACTTGCAAGATGGGCAGGTGGTCGTTCTCGAAGTGAGAGCTCAAGCACCTCTGTACATCTCTGCCAATGTGGGCATCCAGGTGCTCTTCTACGCCACAGGCGGGGTGAAAGAGGGTGTTCCCTATGACCCTTTCCTCTCCAGTGTTCCTGCAGTATCTGACTATTCTAAATCCTATGGCATCTTGGGTCAGGAAGGCTTCCACAACCTGGGGCTCATTGTCGCGGAGAGCAGAACATGCCAAAGCATTACCTTAGACAAGCAACCCTTGCACTATGCACATTGGCAGGTCATACCGGGCACTTCATACTCCTGGACTGAGTTCATCTTCAGTGGGCACAAGGCAGTACACTTTGTAGAACACTCCAAGTCTACCTTCAGTCTGCTGAGCATTGGTGTCGCCCCACACAATAGCTATGGCTCAGTAGCCTTTGCCATCCATT CAGCCCTGCCTTCACTGAGCCCTCATCCCATCCCCTGCAGTGGAACGAGTTGTGGAAAGGGATACGTATGCAGCATTGTGCACAATCAGCCCCAATGCATCCCAGAACCTCAGACCTGCAATACCACCCAATGCCAAGAGGGAACGCTATGTGCGATAGTAGAGGGCCTGCCCAGGTGCATCCCTTCCCCGCCATCTTGTCATCACATCCAGTGTCAAGAAGGGTCCATATGTGACCTAGCTGATGGCTTCCCAAAATGTGTGCCAGCACCACGCTCATGTGCTGCCATTCAGTGCAAGGAAGGCACCATCTGTGTGATCACTAACAGCTGGCCTGAATGTATCCCAGCACCTGCATCCTGCCAAAACATTCAATGTAGTCCAGAAACAGTGTGCAACCTCATTAATGGCTGGCCTCAGTGTGTGCCCGTCCAACCTTCCTGCCACAAAGTCCAATGCGAAGTTGGAACCAACTGTGAGATTGTTCACGATCAGCCTAAATGTGTCCCAGTAGCAGCACCGTGCAGTGTTCTTTTGTGTGAAAAAGGGACCATGTGCGAGATGATCGACGGCCACCCAACTTGTGTACAATTGCCACCATCGTGTCTGCATACTGAATGCAAGAGAGGGGCTGTGTGTAATATCGTCGATGGGTGGCCTAAATGCATCCCAGGGCCATCCTGTGACAATTTAAATTGTGTGGCTGGTACTGAATGCAAGACTGTGGATAGCTTGCCCAGGTGTGTACCTGTCCCACTGTCCTGTGAGAAAGTGCACTGCAAACAGGGTGCCGTGTGTAAGCTAGTTAATAGTAAGCCAGTCTGCCTGCACATTGCACCTTCCTGCGACACGATTCATTGCAAAGAAGGAACAATCTGTGAGATTCTAGATGGCATGCCCAAGTGTGTGCCCGCCAAAACATCCTGTGACAGGATCCAGTGCCCGCTGGGAAAAGTCTGCAAAATTGTGAACAAATGGCCCACATGTGTGCCCATCCCTCACTCCTGTAAGAATATTGAATGCAAAACAGGGACCATGTGTGATATTGTAAATGGCTGGGCGACATGTGTTCCAGATACACTGGCATCTTGTGCATCCTTTTTTTGCAAAGAAGAAGCCATGTGTGAAATGATTAATGGAAAGCCAACATGCACACCCTTCCCACTTTCCTGTGAAAGATATAAGTGCAGAGAAGGAACTGTATGTGAGGTTGTGCACGGTTGGCCCATGTGTGTATCTTTGCCATCTTTGTGTCAGGAAACAAAGTGTGCACAGGGGACTGCTTGCAAAATCACTGATGGATTGCCGAAATGTGACCCCATCCCTTCCACCTGTAACAAGCTGCAGTGTCAAGTGGGAACCATCTGTGAAATAGTTGATGGTTGGCCGAAGTGTGTTCCAGTCCCTCACTCCTGTGAAAACATCTACTGTAAACAAGGGACAATTTGTGAAATTGTCCAAGGTTGGCCTAAATGCACACCCATCCAACCATCCTGTGACAAAATCCATTGCGGAGAGAGGACCACTTGCAAAATGGTTGATGGTGGGCCTCAGTGTGTTCCTATTCCACCAACATGTGACAAAATTGGTTGCAAAGATGGGGCCACTTGTGAATTTATTGATGGTTGGCCCATGTGTGTTCCTATCCCTGCCTCTTGTGCCAAAATCAAATGCAAAGAAGGAACGCTTTGTGAAATGGTTGATGACTGGCCCACCTGTATTCCCATCCAACCCTCCTGTGAAAAATTTACCTGCAGCACAGGGACCATGTGTGAGATATaccaagggcagccaaaatgTATTTCCCTCACACcttcctgtgacaaattccaGTGCAAGGAGGGAACTATTTGTGAAATCAGTGGTGGTTGGCCCAAATGTGTTCCCAGGCCCGTCCCATCGTCTTGTGAAAAGTTGACCTGTGATGCAGGGACTGTGTGTGAGATATaccaagggcagccaaaatgTATTTCCCTCACACcttcctgtgacaaattccaGTGCAAGGAGGGAACTATTTGTGAAATCAGTGGTGGTTGGCCCAAATGTGTTCCCAGGCCCGTCCCATCGTCTTGTGAAAAGTTGACCTGTGATGCAGGGACTGTGTGTGAGATATaccaagggcagccaaaatgTATTTCCCTCACACcttcctgtgacaaattccaGTGCAAGGAGGGAACTATTTGTGAAATCAGTAGTGGTTGGCCCAAATGTGTTCCCAGGCCCGTCCCATCGTCTTGTGAAAAGTTGACCTGTGATGCAGGGACTGTGTGTGAGATATaccaagggcagccaaaatgCATTTCCATCACACcttcctgtgacaaattccaGTGCAAAGAGGGAACTGTTTGTGAAATCAGTGGTGGTTGGCCCAAATGTGTTCCCAGTCCCGTCCCATCGTCTTGTGAAAAGTTGACCTGTGATACAGACACCATTTGTGAGATATaccaagggcagccaaaatgCATTTCCATCACACcttcctgtgacaaattccaGTGCAAAGAGGGAACTGTTTGTGAAATCAGTGGTGGTTGGCCCAAATGTGTTCCCAGGCCCGTCCCATCGTCTTGTGAAAAGTTCACCTGTGATGCAGGGTCCGTGTGTGAGATATaccaagggcagccaaaatgCATTTCCATCACACcttcctgtgacaaattccaGTGCAAAGAGGGAACTGTTTGTGAAATCAGTGGTGGTTGGCCCAAATGTGTTCCCAGGCCCGTCCCATCGTCTTGTAAAAAGTTCACCTGTGATGCAGGGACTGTGTGTGAGATATaccaagggcagccaaaatgcatttccaacacagcttcctgtgacaaattccaGTGCAAAGAGGGAACTGTTTGTGAAATCAGTGGTGGTTGGCCCAAATGTGTTCCCAGGCCCGTCCCATCGTCTTGTGAAAAGTTCACCTGTGATGCAGGGACCGTGTGTGAGATATACCAAGGGCAGCCGAAATGTATTTCCATCACACcttcctgtgacaaattccaGTGCAAGGAGGGGACTATTTGTGAAATCAGTGATGGTTGGCCCAAATGTGTTCCCATCCCCTCCTCTTGTGGAAATGTCAGCTGCAATGTAGGGACTGTGTGTCAAATGGTTTCTGGTTGGCCAACATGTGTTCCCA TTTGTAGAACGGTTGAATCCTGGCCCAGATGTATTCCCATCCCACTCTCCTGTGACAAGGCACATTGCCAAGAAGGCACTGGTTGTGAAGTCATCCATGGTTTACCAACATGTGTACCCATTCTGTCTTCTTGTGACAAAACTAGCTGTGCACAGGGAATGGTGTGCCAGATTGCACATGGCTGGCCAACATGtgttgcagcagcagcaccatctTGTGCTTCTACACATTGTCAAGTGGGGACTGTGTGTCAGCTTGTTAATGGAAGTCCACAGTGTGTGCCGATCCCACcttcctgtgacaaattccaCTGCAGTGCAGGGACTATCTGTGAGATGGTGAATGGCCGCCCCCAATGTGTTCCTGTGCCAAGCTCCTGTCAAAGCACCCATTGCCAAAGAGGAACTGTATGTCAAATTATAAATGGCTGGCCCAAATGTGTGCCGGTGGCTGTGCAATCATGCCACACACTTCAATGCAAAAGAAGGACTACCTGTAAGGTTGTGAATGGTACACCCAAGTGTGTGCCTGTTTTGCCCACCCAACCTATCTGTTGGGCTTCTGGTCAACCCCACTACCACACCTTCGATGGACACAGCTATGATTTCCAAGGTACCTGCACTTACACCGTGGTGAAGACCTGCCGGCCCACTTCCAAGCTACCATTCTTCCACATCTCCACCAAGAGCCAGAAGAGCTCCCCATTCTCTTTCGTCAGCCAGGTCACCATCTTCATTTATGGATCCAACATCACCATGGTCAAGTATGAATACGGCCTGGTCAGA GTCAACCAAGTACGCTCCCGCTTGCCCATAGCCATGCATGAAGGGAAGCTCTCCTTATACCACCGAGGAGGCCAACTGGTTATTGAAACAACATTTGGTCTGAAAGTTTACTATGACTGGAACTATTACTTAGTGGTGAAGGTCACTCCAGCCTTTCGGAACCGTATCTGTGGCCTCTGTGGCAACTACAATGGGGACCCCAATGATGACTTTGTGACATCTTCAGGAGGCTTTGCCACTGATCCTGTGGAGTTTGGTAAGAACTGGAAGGTGGAAGATGGAGATAGTAAATGCCGTCATGGCTGCCACGGCAAATGCTATCACTGTTCTTTGGAGCTGGTGGCCAGATACAGTGCAGAGACCTTTTGTGGCCTGATTGCTAAACATAGAGGTGGCCCATTCCGACACTGCCATGCCTTGATTGACCCCAAGCCCTATTTGAATGACTGTGTGATTGATTTGTGTACCTTTGAGGGCTACAAACAGATCTTGTGCCGAGCATTAAAGACTTATGCTGATGCCTGTCAAAGAGAAGGGGCAGCAGTATCCGCCTGGAGAAAACACGCCGGCTGCC CCATGTCTTGCCCTGACTATAGCCAGTACATGCCCTGTGGCTCAGCATGTCCTGCCACCTGCACCAACCCTGATGCTCCAAAGCAATGCCACCTGCCCTGCATGGAGACCTGCCAGTGCAAAGCTGGCTATGTGCTGGATAGTGGCAGGTGTATTCCCAAAGACCGCTGTGGCTGTGTCTATCATGGTCGACTATATGCACAGAAAGAGCAGTTCTGGGGTGACCAGCAATGCCATCAGCAGTGCTCATGCAAGGCGCAAGACAGAAAAGTGATTTGCCATGAGTCCCATTGCGGGGAGATGGAGGGGTGCCATGTGGTCAATGGCCTGAGAAAGTGCTATCCCACCATCTATGGAACCTGCTCTGCCGTGGGCCAATTGCATTACATCACCTTTGATGGGTTGCGCTACGACTTCTATGGGACCTGTGTTTATCGCCTGGCTGAAGTCTGTCACAAGAGAGCAAACATGACTCAGTTCCAAGTCCTGGTTCAGCATGAAAGGCAGGGACTCAAGAATCCCTCTGCCACCAAAGCCCTTGAGATCAAGGTCTATGGTTTGACTGTCCTAGTCAGCCATAGTAAAGTCTTG cTGAATGGCTTGTTGATCAATCTTCCCTACAACATTGAATATGATAAAGTCACCCTTTACCGCCAGGGCTGGGATATTGTGATCACGACTGATTTTGGTTTAACCATCACGTTTGATGGGAAGAACAATATCCGTCTCACAGTGCCGGGAACCTACAGGGGTGACGTGTGTGGCTTGTGTGGCAATTTCAATGGGCAGGCAgatgatgacatgcagctccaaCATAGCCAAACACTGACCACTAGCCCAGGGGACTTTGGCAGAAGCTGGAAGTTTCGGGACATCCCAGGCTGTATTGAGAAAGAGAAGGAGGACTGCATGGACCTTGTGAATGTGGAGCGCACACAGAAGACGAGCAAGGAATGTGGTCTCCTGTTGGACACACATGGTCCCTTCAGAGAGTGCCACAGCAAGGTGCCATCTCAGTCATACTTCAAAGACTGTGTCTTTGACTATTGCTCCAACAAGGTCAATAAGAATGCCATCTGCCACATCCTCTCCTCCTATGCCGCAGCTTGCCAAGCATATGGTGCCAAGGTCTATGAGTGGAGATCTGCCAATCTCTGCA cacccGAATGCCCCACAAACAGCCATTATAAAGTCTGTGCCAGTGATTGCCCTGTGACCTGTCTCAGCCTCTTTAACCCAGTTGCGTGCACTGCTAAGTGCCGTGAGGGGTGTGAATGCAACGAAGGTTATGTTTTGAGTGGTGACCAGTGTGTTCCCATCTCCCAATGTGGCTGCGTCCACCAAGGCTTCTACTACAAGGCAGGTGAGTCTTTCTATCTCAATGGATTCTGCAAGGAGCGATGTGTTTGCCAAGTAGGTGGTATCATGGACTGCCACCGTTCCTCCTGTGGTCCTAATGAGGAGTGTCGCGTGGTGGATGGTGTCCAGAAGTGCCACTCGCTTGGCCCCAGGAAAAGTGGATCATGTCATGTGGCTGGTGACCCACACTATCTCACCTTTGATGGCACCACATTTGACCTCCAGAGCAACTGCACCTACACCCTGGCTAAGAGCTGCACACGCAAGAGCTCCCTTCCGTCCTTTTCTGTCAACGTGGAGAATGAGAGGCGGTCCAGGGGAAAGGTCTCTGTGACAAAGGTCGTTTCTGTCACAGCCTATCAAAACACCATCTCCATCTTGCGGGAAAAGAGAGGCATTGTCCTG GTCGATGGTGCAACCACCTACTTGCCTTTCCGGTTGGTGAGTGATGCTATGTGGGTGTACTACCACGGTGATGACATTGTGATTCGGACAGACTTTGGCTTATTCGTCTCCTTTGACCAGCTCTACCATCTTGTCGTCAGAGTGCCCGAATCTTATAAGGGCCAGACCTGTGGCCTATGTGGCAATTACAATGGCAGGGCCCATGATGATCTCTTCCTGCCCACTGGCCACCTAGCCTCCAGTGTGCAAGACTTTTCAGCTGCTTGGAAAGTAGGTGTCCCCACGGCAGTCTGCACAGAGGACTGTGGTGCTTCAGTGTGTGGTGCATGCCAAGAGAGCCAGAAGGCCAGCTATGTACACAATAGCCAATGTGGAATACTGCAGGAGCCGTATGGGCCTTTCAGTGCCTGCTATTCCACCATCAACCCTGCAGACTTCTACAACAACTGCGTGCATGACCTCTGCAAAGCAAGAGGAAACCCTGTTATCCTCTGCAGGGTTATCCACAGCTACGTCACTTCCTGTCAAGCTGCAGGCATTAAGATCAAGCCCTGGAGGACAGCAAAATTCTGCC CTATGAAATGCCCTGTCAACAGTCACTACGATGTTTGTGTCAAGGCTTGCTCCACTGGTTGCAGAGAGGCAACCAGAATCACCAAGTGCCCCAACAACTGTGCTGAAGGCTGCCAGTGCAAAAAGGGTTACTTTATGGCTGGATACCACTGTGTGCCTATTAGCCAATGCCGGTGCTTCCACCAGGGTACATGGTTTAAA GTTGGAGTGAAAGTGATCACAGCCAACTGCAGGGAGCAATGTATCTGCCATCGCCAAGGTCGGGTGGTGTGCACACCACTCCCATGTGCAGCTGGAGAAGCCTGTGTCTTGAGTAATGCCCAGTGGACCTGTGTTCGGCAAGAGGGCCATTGCACCATTTCCCAGGGGCATATTTTCACATCTTTTGACGGGGTCTCTGGAAAGGTTCCCCCTGAAGGGTCCTATGAGATCTCCGCACTCACCAACGCTAAGTCTAAATCTTGGTTCCGGGTGGTGGTGCAATTGCAGAAGTGTCCCACATGTGCCACACCCATTGTGGTCACTGTCACGATCTACTTCCACAAGCTTATTGTGCTGGTGAAGCAGGACAGCTCAGTCTCG ATTAATGGACACCCAGTGCATCTCCCAGTCCAGCCTTCAAAGGAAGTATCAGTGAGCCTGGCTCAAGATGTGGTAGCAGTGACACATGGATCAGATGTACGGATTCTCTATAGCATCAGAGGAGACCTGACATTGGCCATCAGCGGTGCACTGGCCAACAAAGTATTCAGATCCTGTGGAAACTTCAATGGTAATGGTGCAGATGACCTGTGGTTACCTGATGGTAGAGTAGTACACACCATTACAGAGGTCATCAGCCACTGGCGAGTCACAACAGCGACACAAAATGGTACGTAA